Proteins encoded together in one Hymenobacter monticola window:
- a CDS encoding phage tail protein yields the protein MENFLGELRLMSFPRAPKGWAFCQGQLLQINQNNALFSLIGTSFGGDGRTTFGLPDLRGRTLVGQGKAPSGTGYTMGQVNGQEQVALSGEQMPAHKHTLSATLNVGGDADTATPRDSYPATATDPANNAYTTGGTPVLMGAALGSPVLQAAGASQPHTNQQPYLTLNYAIALTGIFPSRG from the coding sequence ATGGAAAATTTTCTCGGCGAACTCCGTCTGATGAGCTTCCCCCGTGCCCCAAAAGGATGGGCTTTCTGCCAGGGCCAACTGTTGCAGATTAATCAAAACAACGCCCTGTTCTCCCTAATTGGCACCAGCTTCGGCGGCGATGGCAGGACGACTTTTGGCCTGCCCGACTTGCGCGGCCGGACCCTCGTGGGCCAGGGCAAGGCCCCGAGTGGCACCGGCTACACAATGGGCCAGGTGAACGGCCAAGAACAGGTCGCGTTGTCGGGCGAACAGATGCCCGCGCACAAGCATACCCTCAGCGCTACACTGAACGTCGGGGGCGATGCGGACACCGCCACGCCCAGAGATTCCTACCCCGCCACCGCCACCGACCCGGCCAACAACGCTTACACCACCGGCGGCACGCCTGTGCTGATGGGTGCGGCGCTGGGCTCGCCCGTGCTGCAAGCAGCTGGCGCCAGCCAGCCCCACACTAACCAACAGCCCTATCTGACGCTCAACTACGCCATTGCCCTCACGGGCATTTTCCCTTCGCGTGGCTAA
- a CDS encoding methionyl-tRNA formyltransferase: MQVAVIISNALGWPALHALAAQGGVAAVAVPHCPPEAETDELAQQAAALGLPVTRLTRARLGAELAAWLAPLAVPAVLVFTLPWRVPAAVLTLPPLGFLNFHLAPLPAYRGPEPLFWLLRNGETAGAVTVHRMDADFDTGPVLLSEPVPVGPADTHGLHRAQLAGRAAPVALRLLASLRGEAPPLTPVDQAGAPARYWPRPGLADVCVRWAEPAAAIDCLVRATNPWNRGALTTLRGQPLRLLGVTPHPNAATGPTTPGTVLHADAATGLWVACGAGEAVRLDMVALDEGYFTGWQLLQLGVGEVLAQATVC, translated from the coding sequence ATGCAAGTCGCCGTTATTATTAGCAATGCGCTGGGCTGGCCCGCCCTGCACGCCCTGGCTGCCCAGGGCGGCGTGGCGGCCGTGGCCGTGCCGCACTGCCCGCCCGAGGCTGAAACCGACGAACTGGCGCAACAAGCCGCCGCGCTGGGCCTGCCCGTGACGCGCCTGACGCGCGCCCGGCTGGGGGCCGAGCTGGCCGCCTGGCTGGCGCCCCTAGCGGTGCCAGCCGTGCTGGTGTTTACCCTGCCCTGGCGCGTGCCGGCGGCCGTGCTCACCCTGCCGCCGCTGGGTTTTCTCAACTTTCACCTCGCCCCCTTGCCGGCCTACCGCGGCCCCGAGCCGCTGTTCTGGCTGCTCCGCAACGGCGAAACCGCCGGCGCCGTGACGGTGCACCGCATGGATGCCGATTTTGACACCGGCCCCGTGCTGCTGTCCGAGCCGGTGCCCGTGGGGCCCGCCGACACCCACGGCCTGCACCGCGCCCAACTGGCCGGCCGGGCCGCCCCCGTGGCGCTGCGCCTGCTGGCCAGCCTGCGCGGCGAAGCGCCGCCCCTCACCCCCGTCGACCAGGCCGGTGCCCCGGCCCGTTATTGGCCGCGCCCCGGCCTGGCCGATGTGTGCGTGCGCTGGGCCGAGCCGGCCGCGGCCATCGACTGCTTGGTGCGGGCCACCAACCCCTGGAACCGCGGGGCCCTGACCACCCTGCGCGGGCAGCCCCTGCGCCTGCTGGGCGTGACGCCCCACCCCAACGCGGCAACCGGGCCCACCACGCCCGGCACTGTCCTCCACGCCGACGCGGCCACCGGCCTATGGGTGGCCTGCGGCGCGGGCGAGGCTGTGCGCCTCGACATGGTGGCCCTCGACGAGGGCTACTTCACGGGCTGGCAGCTGCTGCAGCTGGGCGTGGGCGAAGTACTGGCCCAAGCAACGGTTTGCTAA
- a CDS encoding putative Ig domain-containing protein: MKSKLLLWLLLLCSGSAWAQTQTLRKESFETDGEGTRYTSTTTVNTVSVNRYFFRAKDPVMYNGAATFGNSGSVQMALEDSTYFWACEGVRGTSSGSTSTVGPGTLTLRGISNTQTYTDLQVTVAFGDPRDGTTDVTTQQHMRIQYRYGTTGGFTMAGEFTRGPSVSSGAVSPWTRVGGTGTAATLTSAFSDHTFDILAGSGDLYVQIEADYYGSNKEIAFDNIRVTGKPSTVLKPTIASNVGTGTLTFVEGTAARLTVFSDLAVANPAMTSSPMLTGATVSIATGYAGTEDELTYGSLPTGITLASNTGQVLTFSGTASVASYEALLESIQYKNTDPNNATAGNRKLSFIVKSTVDSAPLERIITVTTALNGPTLLSSLPNSTYIENFDTDGEGTRYGSNTKVSNSQGFVRLTNASNGNAAPGSGFSGAASTVFTNVQGAGYWYTNGTQGIVSGGVGQLTLAPVNSAGFVNLHFKVRVGAFSSGGGFTSNEFLRFSYSTDGGTTWTIFANYTGASGQLYLNGNTATPFLDTSLDNVDFALPASLNGATISFRAETNNGGGEQIVFDDIQITGVQQATVNSIVRASANPTNAATVNYTVTFSSAVTGLTASNFSLTTTGTVSGTVGTPVVGAGNTWTVPVTGITGSGTLTLSLTNDNNLSVDITTTLPFAGETYTIDKTAPTVVSSVRQNPATATTGATSLTFRVTFSEAVTGVTTSSFTFVTATGSTTGSIASVAAVSGSNGTQYDVTVNRVSGNGTVRLDVKSSGSGISDAVGNGLSGGFTGGETYTVNQSVTVTSVTRLTPSPTATAQVSYRVVFSGSVSGVTANNFSVTSNTGAGIATNGVSGSGTTYTVVVNTGTGDGTLTLNVVSSTGITPTVSNVPYTAGETYTITKGFAAAPTLRIQAAGSASGNSDVTAFVDVVQVLQSGTSNVVANGLQNGSFETNNVPANGFRKASDATPVVAAPWSFTGTSGVARYGSLFDSQVAGFTQPLPPNGDAVALVQSVNGNNNANISQNLAVPTGSYQVRFQTIQRYYTAVDQRLNVFINDVFVGSIQPNNTPTYETFTSASFNVFAPVLTATITSSAGSNGGSTTTSPIPFTVTFSQSVTGFDASDVTVGNGSLSGFSGSGSTYTFNVTPSANGAVTVNVLANAAVDANNTSNSSASFSITYAQPVTAAPVVTAPANGSLTNNPQPTYAGTAPANSTVTVYVGPNAGTATAIGTTTADASGNFTLTQPSALTSGTYKVYATAQTSGSVVSANSNTNTFTVDTTRPTVTLSSSSPSGSTNVAAPFAFTATFTEPVTGFVAGDLSVSNGTVTSFSGSGTTYTFTVTPTVLGSVTSVAVFANSSQDAANNGNVGSANYLLTSSAPTITLAPATLPDGAVGTAYNQTLTASGGTAPYTYAITAGALPAGLTLSSAGVLSGTPTAGGSFSFTVRATDASAAPGPYSGSRAYTLLVAAPIIVLNPPTLPGGMRGTAYSQALSASGGTAPYTYAITAGALPAGLTLSSAGVLSGTPAASGSFSFTVTATDASTGDGPYFGLRSYTLTIAAPTITLAPATLPNGTVAVAYSQTLTASGGTAPYTYAITAGALPAGLTLSSAGVLAGTPAAGGTFNFTVTATDASTSASGGPYAALRSYSLVIAAPTIVVSPASLPSGTQGTAYSQTLTASGGTAPYTYAITAGALPAGLSLTNGTISGTPAVNGTFTFTVTATDASTGSGPYTGSRPYSLSIAVPVVTSVSWNGNINTDWFNASNWSPNQVPDATLDAVIPTSPSGGRFPTIVANASPANARNLSIASGASLTMTANTLVLAANLTNNGTFSGFSGSNGGTLVLGGSAPALLNGGGVNRFWNLTVGANGAQLNNPNVTSVRRLLALNGNFATNSNPFTLISDAARTAMVVNNGGNVVNGDVTVQRYIDPSLNPNLGYRHVSAPIANATVASLTTSGFSPVVNPAYNASPTPLLVQSFPTVYGYDQARLASTNNNLNAFDKGWYSPSALTDALNVGQGYTVLIGGGQTWNFTGPLNNGNRTVTLARNSDATAPDAGYALVGNPYPSPLDWRQVSLADRPNVGGTVYVYQSNDPANPYTGVYGFYSASANIGTVSPVLAQGQGFFVRVDAGQTAGAVTFRNSQRPTTYTSPTYLRTTETRPLVELHLQGTGSTLSDAAFVYFEQGATDSFDAQFDAEKLPNPSGLNLSTSLSATQRLAIDGRAPLGTTQRVVPLAVGVPAVGSYTLSTAQLLNLGTTPVYLRDLQSGAVIDLRQQASYSFTVSNASALITSRFELVFSPQAVLATAPAALAAQVGLYPNPATTTAFVELPTALGRSAVAAELVDALGRTMRKVSLPAQGAAPHRLDLANLATGVYTLHLRTGAGVIVKKLVVE; the protein is encoded by the coding sequence ATGAAATCAAAATTATTACTTTGGCTCCTGCTGCTGTGTAGTGGCAGCGCGTGGGCGCAGACCCAAACCCTGCGCAAGGAAAGCTTCGAAACCGATGGCGAGGGCACGCGCTACACGTCGACGACCACCGTCAATACCGTTTCCGTCAACCGCTACTTTTTCCGCGCTAAAGACCCGGTGATGTATAATGGTGCCGCGACATTCGGAAACAGCGGCTCGGTGCAAATGGCCCTCGAGGACAGCACGTATTTCTGGGCCTGCGAGGGCGTGCGGGGCACTAGCTCGGGGTCTACCAGCACCGTAGGGCCGGGCACGCTCACCCTCCGGGGCATCAGCAACACCCAGACTTACACCGACCTTCAGGTGACTGTGGCCTTCGGCGACCCTCGCGATGGAACGACGGACGTCACGACACAACAACACATGCGGATACAGTACCGCTACGGCACCACCGGGGGGTTCACAATGGCAGGCGAATTTACCAGGGGGCCCAGTGTCAGTTCCGGCGCCGTCAGCCCGTGGACCCGGGTGGGCGGCACGGGCACGGCCGCTACCTTAACTTCCGCGTTTTCTGACCATACCTTTGATATCCTGGCTGGTTCGGGAGACCTGTACGTGCAGATTGAAGCCGATTACTACGGCTCCAACAAGGAAATTGCGTTCGATAATATTCGGGTGACGGGCAAGCCCAGCACTGTGCTCAAACCCACCATTGCCAGCAACGTGGGCACCGGCACGCTCACGTTTGTCGAAGGCACGGCCGCACGCCTTACCGTTTTCTCTGACCTAGCCGTGGCCAACCCGGCCATGACCAGCAGCCCCATGCTGACCGGGGCCACCGTTTCGATTGCGACGGGCTACGCCGGAACCGAAGACGAGCTGACATATGGCAGCCTTCCCACTGGCATTACTTTGGCCAGCAACACCGGCCAAGTGCTGACGTTCAGCGGCACGGCCAGCGTGGCGAGCTACGAGGCGCTGCTGGAATCTATTCAGTACAAGAACACCGACCCGAACAACGCCACGGCCGGCAACCGCAAGCTGTCCTTCATTGTGAAGTCCACGGTCGACAGCGCGCCGCTTGAGCGCATCATCACCGTTACGACGGCCCTCAACGGGCCTACTTTGCTGTCTTCCTTGCCGAATTCCACCTACATCGAGAATTTTGACACGGACGGCGAAGGCACGCGCTACGGCTCCAATACCAAGGTATCGAACTCACAGGGCTTCGTGCGGCTAACCAATGCCTCGAACGGCAACGCTGCGCCGGGCAGCGGCTTTTCCGGCGCCGCAAGCACTGTGTTCACCAACGTGCAGGGCGCGGGCTACTGGTACACGAACGGTACGCAGGGCATTGTGAGCGGGGGTGTGGGCCAGCTGACGCTGGCCCCGGTTAACAGCGCAGGCTTTGTGAACCTGCACTTCAAGGTGCGGGTGGGCGCATTTAGCAGCGGTGGAGGCTTTACCAGCAATGAGTTTTTGCGCTTTTCCTACAGCACCGACGGGGGCACCACCTGGACTATTTTCGCCAACTATACCGGCGCTTCGGGACAGCTTTATTTAAACGGCAACACTGCCACCCCGTTCCTGGACACCAGCCTAGACAACGTGGACTTTGCGCTGCCGGCCAGCCTCAACGGGGCCACTATTAGTTTCCGCGCCGAAACCAACAACGGCGGCGGCGAGCAAATCGTGTTCGACGACATCCAGATTACGGGCGTGCAGCAAGCCACGGTCAACTCCATCGTGCGGGCCAGTGCCAACCCCACCAACGCCGCTACGGTCAACTACACGGTGACTTTCAGCTCGGCAGTGACGGGCCTGACGGCTTCCAACTTCTCGCTGACGACCACAGGCACCGTGAGCGGCACAGTGGGCACGCCGGTAGTCGGCGCGGGCAATACCTGGACAGTGCCGGTGACCGGGATTACGGGCAGCGGCACACTCACCTTAAGCTTGACCAACGACAACAACCTCTCGGTCGACATTACCACCACGCTGCCGTTTGCGGGCGAAACTTACACCATTGACAAGACGGCCCCAACGGTGGTGAGCAGCGTGCGCCAGAACCCGGCCACGGCCACTACCGGCGCCACCTCGCTCACGTTCCGCGTGACGTTCAGCGAAGCGGTGACGGGGGTGACGACCAGTAGCTTCACCTTCGTGACGGCCACCGGCAGCACCACCGGCAGCATTGCCAGCGTGGCGGCCGTGAGCGGCAGCAATGGTACGCAGTACGACGTGACGGTGAACAGAGTGAGCGGCAACGGCACCGTGCGCCTCGACGTGAAGAGCAGCGGCTCTGGTATCAGCGACGCGGTCGGTAACGGCCTGAGCGGCGGCTTCACCGGCGGCGAAACCTATACCGTCAACCAGAGCGTAACCGTAACCTCCGTGACGCGCCTGACGCCTTCGCCCACGGCCACGGCCCAGGTGAGTTATCGGGTGGTGTTCTCGGGCAGCGTGAGCGGTGTCACTGCCAACAACTTCTCGGTGACGAGCAACACCGGCGCCGGCATAGCCACCAACGGCGTCTCGGGCTCGGGCACGACCTACACGGTGGTCGTCAACACCGGCACGGGCGACGGCACCCTGACGCTGAACGTGGTCAGCAGCACGGGCATTACGCCCACGGTGTCGAACGTGCCCTACACGGCCGGCGAAACCTACACCATCACCAAGGGCTTCGCGGCGGCCCCTACCCTGCGTATCCAGGCGGCGGGTAGCGCCAGCGGCAACAGCGACGTGACGGCCTTCGTGGACGTGGTGCAGGTGCTGCAAAGCGGCACCAGCAACGTGGTGGCCAACGGCTTGCAAAACGGCAGCTTTGAAACCAACAACGTACCGGCTAACGGCTTCCGGAAGGCGTCCGACGCCACGCCCGTAGTGGCCGCGCCCTGGAGCTTTACCGGCACGTCCGGTGTGGCGCGCTACGGCAGCCTCTTCGACTCCCAAGTCGCTGGCTTTACCCAGCCCCTGCCGCCGAACGGCGACGCGGTGGCCTTGGTGCAGAGCGTCAACGGCAACAACAACGCCAACATCTCGCAAAACCTGGCCGTGCCCACGGGCAGCTACCAAGTCCGCTTCCAAACCATCCAGCGCTACTACACCGCCGTCGACCAGCGGCTGAACGTGTTCATCAACGACGTGTTCGTGGGCAGCATCCAGCCCAATAACACCCCGACGTACGAGACCTTCACCTCGGCTTCGTTCAACGTGTTTGCCCCGGTCCTGACGGCCACCATCACCTCGTCGGCCGGCAGCAACGGGGGTTCGACCACCACTTCGCCGATTCCGTTCACGGTGACCTTCTCGCAAAGCGTGACCGGCTTCGACGCCTCCGACGTAACGGTCGGCAACGGTAGCCTCTCGGGCTTCTCGGGCTCGGGCTCTACCTACACCTTCAACGTGACGCCTTCGGCGAACGGCGCCGTCACGGTCAACGTGCTGGCTAATGCGGCTGTCGATGCCAACAACACCAGCAACTCATCGGCCAGCTTCTCCATTACCTACGCGCAGCCCGTAACGGCGGCCCCGGTGGTAACGGCCCCGGCCAACGGCAGCCTGACCAACAACCCCCAGCCCACCTACGCGGGCACGGCCCCGGCCAACAGCACCGTCACGGTGTACGTGGGGCCCAACGCGGGCACGGCCACGGCCATCGGTACGACCACGGCTGACGCCAGCGGCAACTTCACCCTGACCCAACCCTCGGCCCTGACCAGCGGCACCTATAAAGTGTACGCCACGGCGCAGACCAGCGGCTCGGTTGTGAGTGCCAACTCGAACACCAACACCTTCACCGTGGACACGACGCGGCCCACGGTGACGCTGAGCAGCAGCAGCCCTAGCGGCAGCACCAACGTGGCGGCCCCCTTCGCCTTCACGGCCACCTTCACGGAACCCGTGACGGGCTTTGTGGCCGGCGACCTGTCGGTGAGCAACGGCACCGTGACCAGCTTCTCGGGCAGCGGCACCACCTACACCTTCACCGTGACGCCGACGGTCCTCGGCTCGGTGACCAGCGTGGCCGTCTTCGCCAACTCCAGCCAGGACGCGGCCAACAACGGAAACGTGGGCTCGGCCAACTACTTGCTGACCTCGTCGGCCCCGACCATCACGCTGGCCCCGGCCACGCTGCCCGACGGCGCGGTGGGCACGGCCTACAACCAGACCCTCACGGCCTCGGGCGGCACGGCTCCCTACACCTACGCCATCACGGCCGGTGCCCTGCCGGCGGGCCTGACGCTGTCCTCGGCGGGCGTGCTGTCGGGCACGCCCACGGCGGGCGGCTCGTTCAGCTTCACCGTGCGCGCCACGGATGCGTCGGCCGCGCCGGGCCCTTACAGCGGTTCGCGCGCTTACACGCTGCTTGTGGCGGCTCCTATCATCGTGCTGAACCCGCCCACGCTGCCCGGCGGCATGCGGGGCACGGCCTACAGCCAGGCCCTGTCGGCCTCGGGCGGCACGGCTCCTTACACGTACGCCATCACGGCCGGCGCCCTGCCTGCGGGCCTGACGCTGTCCTCGGCGGGCGTGCTGTCGGGCACGCCCGCGGCGAGCGGCTCGTTCAGCTTCACCGTAACGGCGACCGACGCCTCGACGGGTGACGGGCCTTACTTTGGGTTGCGCAGCTATACGCTCACCATTGCCGCCCCGACCATCACGCTGGCCCCGGCCACGCTGCCGAATGGCACGGTGGCGGTTGCTTACAGCCAGACCCTCACGGCCTCGGGCGGCACGGCCCCTTATACCTACGCCATCACGGCGGGCGCGCTGCCCGCGGGTCTGACGCTCTCTTCAGCCGGCGTGCTGGCGGGTACGCCCGCGGCGGGTGGCACGTTCAATTTCACGGTGACGGCCACCGATGCCTCGACCAGCGCCAGCGGCGGCCCCTACGCCGCCTTGCGCAGCTACTCGCTCGTCATTGCTGCCCCGACCATCGTGGTGAGCCCGGCCTCGCTGCCTAGCGGCACGCAGGGCACGGCTTACAGCCAGACCCTCACAGCCTCGGGCGGCACGGCTCCCTACACCTACGCCATCACGGCCGGTGCCTTGCCGGCTGGCCTGAGCCTGACGAACGGCACAATTTCGGGCACGCCCGCAGTGAACGGCACGTTCACCTTCACGGTGACGGCCACCGATGCCTCGACGGGCAGCGGCCCTTACACGGGCTCGCGCCCTTACTCGCTCTCAATCGCGGTCCCGGTCGTGACCAGTGTAAGCTGGAACGGCAACATCAACACCGACTGGTTCAATGCCAGCAACTGGTCGCCCAATCAGGTGCCCGATGCGACCCTTGACGCCGTCATCCCGACCTCGCCCAGCGGTGGTCGCTTCCCCACCATCGTGGCCAACGCCTCGCCGGCCAACGCCCGCAACCTGAGCATCGCCTCCGGGGCCTCGCTGACGATGACCGCCAACACGCTCGTCCTCGCGGCCAACCTGACCAACAACGGGACTTTCAGCGGCTTCTCGGGCAGCAACGGCGGCACGCTCGTGCTGGGCGGCAGCGCCCCGGCCCTGCTCAACGGCGGCGGCGTGAACCGCTTCTGGAACCTGACAGTGGGAGCCAACGGCGCGCAGTTGAACAACCCAAACGTCACCTCGGTGCGGCGCTTGCTTGCGCTCAACGGCAACTTCGCTACCAATAGCAACCCCTTCACCTTGATATCGGATGCGGCGCGTACGGCCATGGTGGTGAACAACGGCGGCAACGTGGTGAACGGCGACGTGACCGTGCAGCGCTACATCGACCCGAGCCTAAACCCCAACCTGGGCTACCGCCATGTGTCGGCGCCCATCGCCAATGCTACGGTGGCCAGCCTGACGACGAGCGGCTTCAGCCCGGTGGTGAACCCGGCCTACAACGCCTCGCCCACGCCGCTGCTCGTGCAGTCCTTCCCCACCGTGTACGGCTACGACCAGGCCCGCCTGGCCTCGACTAACAATAACCTGAACGCCTTCGACAAGGGCTGGTACTCGCCCAGCGCCCTCACCGACGCGCTGAATGTGGGCCAGGGCTACACCGTGCTGATTGGCGGCGGGCAGACCTGGAACTTCACCGGCCCCTTGAACAACGGCAACCGGACGGTGACCCTGGCCCGCAACAGCGACGCCACGGCCCCCGATGCGGGCTACGCCCTGGTGGGCAACCCCTACCCCTCGCCCCTGGACTGGCGCCAGGTGAGCCTGGCCGACCGCCCCAACGTGGGCGGCACGGTGTACGTGTACCAGAGCAACGACCCGGCCAACCCCTACACCGGAGTCTACGGGTTCTACAGCGCCAGCGCCAACATCGGCACCGTCAGCCCGGTGCTGGCCCAGGGCCAGGGCTTCTTCGTGCGGGTCGACGCCGGCCAGACGGCCGGGGCGGTAACCTTCCGTAACAGCCAGCGCCCCACTACCTACACCAGCCCCACCTACCTGCGCACGACCGAGACCCGGCCCCTGGTGGAGCTGCACCTGCAAGGCACGGGCAGTACCCTGAGCGACGCGGCCTTTGTGTACTTCGAGCAGGGCGCCACGGATAGCTTCGACGCGCAATTTGACGCCGAGAAGCTGCCCAACCCCTCGGGCCTGAACCTGAGCACGAGCCTAAGTGCCACCCAGCGTCTGGCCATCGACGGCCGCGCCCCGCTGGGCACCACGCAACGCGTTGTACCACTGGCCGTGGGCGTGCCCGCCGTAGGCAGCTACACGCTCAGCACCGCCCAGCTGCTGAACCTGGGCACCACGCCCGTGTACCTGCGCGACCTGCAAAGCGGCGCCGTGATTGACCTGCGCCAGCAGGCCAGCTACTCGTTCACGGTGAGCAACGCTTCGGCGCTCATCACCAGCCGCTTCGAGCTGGTGTTCTCGCCGCAGGCCGTGCTGGCTACGGCCCCGGCCGCGCTGGCCGCCCAGGTGGGCCTCTACCCCAACCCGGCCACTACCACGGCCTTCGTGGAACTGCCGACGGCCCTCGGCCGCTCGGCCGTAGCCGCGGAGTTGGTGGATGCCTTGGGCCGCACCATGCGCAAGGTGTCGTTGCCCGCCCAGGGCGCGGCCCCGCACCGCCTCGACCTGGCCAACCTGGCCACGGGCGTGTACACCCTGCACCTGCGCACCGGCGCCGGTGTTATCGTCAAGAAGCTGGTAGTGGAATAA
- a CDS encoding phage tail protein — MENYIGEIRIFGGTYAPEGWQFCNGALVQISENETLYSLIGTAYGGDGQNTFALPDLRSRVVVSQGTSTSGSPYAMGQVGGQENVTLTSAQMPIHQHPIANLSAVTAQTGGTPQASAQNAYFGNAGGTIYKNEGSGVNLNASAVSGSSSVVGSSTAHSNIQPVVACNYIIAMQGIYPSFD, encoded by the coding sequence ATGGAAAATTACATCGGAGAAATCCGCATTTTTGGCGGCACTTATGCGCCAGAGGGCTGGCAGTTTTGCAACGGTGCCCTTGTGCAAATCAGCGAAAACGAGACCTTGTATTCGCTCATCGGCACCGCGTATGGCGGCGACGGGCAGAACACGTTTGCCCTGCCCGACCTGCGGAGCCGGGTAGTGGTGTCTCAGGGCACGAGCACCAGCGGTTCGCCTTATGCCATGGGCCAGGTGGGCGGCCAGGAAAACGTGACACTCACGAGCGCGCAAATGCCCATTCACCAGCACCCGATTGCCAACCTGAGCGCCGTGACGGCCCAGACGGGCGGCACGCCCCAGGCCAGCGCGCAGAACGCCTACTTCGGCAACGCGGGAGGCACCATCTACAAGAACGAGGGGTCGGGGGTGAACCTGAACGCCAGCGCGGTGTCGGGCAGCTCGTCGGTGGTGGGCAGCAGCACCGCCCACTCCAACATTCAGCCAGTGGTGGCCTGCAATTACATCATTGCCATGCAGGGCATCTACCCGTCGTTTGATTAA
- a CDS encoding phage tail protein — protein sequence MDAFVGEIRPVGFNFAPRNWMLCQGQTLSIAQNTALFSILGTSYGGDGRTTFNLPNLCGQAVVGVGQGPGLSLYKPGQVAGTETVTLTMDQLPAHVHAFGGTFPVQDGPANSAEPAGGFPASTGENNQYSEGPGSGTMAANLVQGAAGVAGGSQPHSNMMPSLCINYIICVSGIFPPRS from the coding sequence ATGGACGCTTTCGTTGGAGAAATCCGGCCCGTCGGCTTCAATTTTGCCCCGCGCAACTGGATGTTGTGCCAAGGCCAGACCTTGTCCATCGCCCAGAACACCGCCCTGTTTTCCATTCTCGGCACCAGCTACGGGGGCGATGGCAGGACGACGTTTAACCTGCCCAACCTCTGCGGTCAGGCCGTGGTGGGCGTGGGGCAGGGCCCGGGGCTGTCGCTATACAAGCCCGGCCAAGTGGCCGGCACCGAAACCGTGACGCTGACCATGGACCAGTTGCCGGCGCACGTGCACGCCTTCGGCGGCACGTTCCCGGTGCAGGATGGCCCGGCTAACTCTGCCGAGCCGGCGGGCGGCTTTCCGGCGAGCACCGGCGAAAATAACCAGTACAGCGAGGGGCCCGGCAGCGGCACCATGGCTGCCAATCTGGTGCAAGGAGCTGCCGGCGTGGCAGGGGGCAGCCAGCCACACTCCAACATGATGCCTTCGCTGTGCATTAACTACATCATTTGCGTGAGCGGCATTTTCCCGCCGCGTTCCTAA
- a CDS encoding response regulator transcription factor — MAVPSHPVHIALLDDHPLFRQGLRFILQSLPYVAAIDEATTLPELRAICAQQLPDVLLLDMQMPVADGAEVAQQLLGQHPDLKIIVLSMFSADKYITQMMKLGVRSYLPKDVNQDELIQALEAVLTTGYHFTARISRALMRGLQQPSRPASAKLNEQEHFTPREQEVLRLICEGHKASDIAALLCISRRTVEGHWQKLLEKTGAPNVAGLVVFAVKHGLLEA, encoded by the coding sequence ATGGCTGTCCCTTCCCACCCCGTCCACATCGCCCTGCTCGACGACCACCCGCTGTTCCGGCAGGGCCTTCGCTTCATCCTGCAATCGTTGCCGTACGTGGCTGCCATAGACGAAGCCACCACCCTGCCCGAACTCCGGGCCATTTGCGCGCAGCAGCTGCCCGATGTGCTGCTGCTCGACATGCAAATGCCCGTGGCCGACGGCGCCGAGGTGGCCCAGCAGTTGCTCGGCCAACACCCCGACCTAAAAATCATCGTGCTGTCGATGTTTTCGGCCGATAAGTACATCACCCAGATGATGAAGCTTGGCGTGCGCAGCTACCTGCCCAAAGACGTCAACCAGGACGAGCTCATTCAGGCGTTGGAAGCGGTGCTCACCACCGGCTACCACTTCACGGCGCGCATTTCGCGGGCGCTGATGCGGGGCTTGCAGCAACCCTCCCGGCCGGCCTCGGCCAAGCTCAACGAACAGGAGCATTTCACGCCGCGCGAGCAGGAAGTGCTGCGGCTCATTTGCGAAGGGCACAAGGCTTCTGACATCGCGGCCCTGCTGTGCATCAGCCGGCGCACGGTGGAAGGCCACTGGCAAAAGCTGCTGGAAAAAACCGGCGCGCCCAACGTGGCGGGCCTCGTGGTATTTGCCGTGAAGCACGGCTTGCTGGAAGCATAG